DNA sequence from the Kineococcus endophyticus genome:
TCGTACCGTGGGACGCGTGCGCTGGGACGACCTGTTCGACGACCTCGAGGGTCAGGCCGAGCACGCGCGCCGGCAGGACCTCGCGGCGGAGGTGGCCGACCGCACGCGGCGCGAGCAGGCGACGGTGGTCCTCGCCGACCGCGTGCGCGCAGCCCGGGGTGCGCTGACGTGGTCGCTGCTTGACGGGTCGACGCTCGTGGGTCGGGTGCTCTCGGCGGGGCCGGGGTGGTACCTGCTGACGGCCGGCGCCGGTCCGGAGGCCGACGGCCCCCAGGGGCGTCAGGTGCTGCTGCCCGCCGACGCCGTCGTCGGGGTGCGCGGTGTGCCGGACTGGAGCGCCCCGCCGCTGAGCCCGGTCGCGGCGCGACGCACGTTCCTCATGGCCTTGCGGGCGCTCGGCGAGGCGGGGGTGCGGGTGCGGGTGCGCACGGCCACGGGCTCGCACGTCGCACGCCTGGGCCGGGTGGGGGCCGACCACGTCGACCTGCTGCCGGGGGAGGGGGCGGACCGGGACGAGGTCCTGACGCTGCCGTTCGCGGCGGTGCTGGCGGTGCACGAGGCCCCGTGAGGGCCCCGGGCGCACTCAGACGGTGTGGTCCTCGCCGCCGGCGAGGACGATCTCCCGGGTCTGCGCGTACATGCGCTGGATGTAGTCCTCGAGCTCGGTGTCCTCGACGCGCCACTGGCCCCGGCCACCGACCTTGATGGCGCGCAGCTCACCCGTCCGGACCAGCGCGTAGGCCTGGGCCGAGGAGATCGCGAGCGTCTCGGCGACGTCCGCGAGCGGGAGGAATCGAGCAGGCACGCTGGCTCTCCTGAGCACTCGAGGGGCACTGTCGGGCACGGGACCCGGCGGTGTCCGCATCCTGCCACGACGTCACCCGGTCGCCTCTGGCCCGATCGGGTGGCCTGTGGACAACCGCGGGGGGCCGAGGTCGCGGAGCCCCACCATGACTGTCGACCAGGACGGACGGGCGAGGGACGGGTGGACGGGTGCGGACAGCGGTGCGACCGGTGCGAGGGCGGGACGTCG
Encoded proteins:
- a CDS encoding helix-turn-helix transcriptional regulator; the protein is MPARFLPLADVAETLAISSAQAYALVRTGELRAIKVGGRGQWRVEDTELEDYIQRMYAQTREIVLAGGEDHTV